In one Rhodococcus sp. B50 genomic region, the following are encoded:
- a CDS encoding MDR family MFS transporter: MTTVSGSGAQPAAPAAEEQMTHREILVVLSGLLAALFTALLSSTIVSTALPTIIADLNGTQTQYAWVITTALLANAASTPIWGKFADLFNKKLLVQLGILVFVVGSVLAGLAHNVPVLLAARVIQGIGMGGLTALVVAIIGSIIPPRERGRYSGYMGAVMAVAMSGGPVLGGVIVDLLGWRWCFYVCVPIAVVALVLLQRTLHVTTVRKENVSIDWFGATLITAAVSVLLIWVSFAGKAGYYEWFSVESALYVGAGIVLLAATLIVESKVADPIIPLKIVTERTTALAIIASVAVGIGLFGATTFLGQYFQTSRAYSPTVAGLLTIPMVVGTLISSMLSGQLITRFGKWKGFLIGGALLQMIGFGLLGTVDHLTSLTLISVYIAIVGLGTGMLMQNLVLAVQNTVSVRNIGAASSSVAFFRTFGGAIGVSVLGSILASRVATLSADGLAKLGVDTSGGGTGGSLDFSRLPGPVAEVIRAAYGDATATLFLVAAAFAVITLVSVVLIPNRALRTTIDLVEEKSPADRADISSGG; this comes from the coding sequence ATGACCACAGTCTCCGGATCGGGAGCGCAACCGGCTGCTCCCGCAGCCGAGGAGCAGATGACGCACCGCGAGATTCTCGTCGTGCTGTCGGGCCTCCTTGCCGCTCTCTTCACAGCGCTGCTGAGCAGCACCATCGTCTCGACCGCCCTGCCGACGATCATCGCCGATCTGAACGGCACCCAGACCCAGTACGCCTGGGTCATCACCACGGCGCTGCTCGCCAACGCCGCGTCGACGCCCATCTGGGGCAAGTTCGCCGACCTGTTCAACAAGAAGTTGCTCGTCCAGCTCGGGATCCTGGTCTTCGTCGTCGGATCGGTGCTGGCCGGCCTCGCACACAATGTGCCGGTCCTGCTCGCCGCCCGCGTGATCCAGGGCATCGGCATGGGCGGTCTGACGGCTCTGGTCGTCGCGATCATCGGCAGCATCATCCCGCCCCGTGAACGCGGTCGGTATTCCGGCTACATGGGTGCCGTCATGGCCGTCGCCATGTCGGGTGGGCCCGTGCTCGGGGGCGTCATCGTCGACCTCCTCGGCTGGCGCTGGTGCTTCTACGTCTGCGTGCCGATCGCCGTCGTCGCACTGGTCCTGCTGCAGCGCACGCTGCACGTCACGACCGTCCGCAAGGAGAACGTGAGCATCGACTGGTTCGGCGCCACCCTCATCACCGCCGCCGTGAGCGTCCTGCTCATCTGGGTTTCCTTCGCCGGTAAGGCCGGCTACTACGAGTGGTTCTCGGTCGAGTCCGCCCTGTACGTCGGAGCCGGCATCGTCCTGCTCGCCGCGACGCTGATCGTCGAGTCGAAGGTGGCCGATCCGATCATCCCCCTGAAGATCGTCACCGAACGCACCACCGCCCTCGCGATCATCGCGTCGGTGGCAGTCGGTATCGGCCTGTTCGGTGCCACCACCTTCCTCGGCCAGTACTTCCAGACCTCGCGTGCCTACAGCCCGACGGTCGCCGGTCTGCTCACCATCCCGATGGTCGTGGGCACGCTCATCTCGTCGATGCTCTCGGGTCAGCTCATCACGCGCTTCGGCAAGTGGAAGGGCTTCCTGATCGGCGGTGCGCTTCTGCAGATGATCGGTTTCGGCCTGCTCGGGACCGTCGATCACCTCACGTCGCTGACGTTGATCAGCGTGTACATCGCCATCGTGGGCCTGGGCACGGGCATGCTGATGCAGAATCTCGTGCTCGCCGTGCAGAACACCGTCAGCGTGCGCAACATCGGTGCTGCGAGCAGCTCCGTGGCCTTCTTCCGCACCTTCGGTGGCGCGATCGGTGTGTCGGTGCTCGGTTCGATCCTCGCCTCCCGCGTCGCGACGCTCTCCGCCGACGGTCTCGCGAAGCTCGGTGTGGACACCTCCGGTGGCGGAACCGGCGGAAGTCTCGACTTCTCCCGGCTGCCCGGGCCTGTGGCGGAGGTCATCCGCGCCGCCTACGGCGACGCGACGGCGACGCTCTTCCTCGTGGCGGCGGCGTTCGCAGTCATTACTCTGGTATCCGTGGTGCTGATTCCGAACCGGGCGTTGCGCACCACCATCGACCTCGTCGAGGAGAAGTCGCCTGCCGATCGCGCCGACATCTCCTCGGGAGGGTGA
- a CDS encoding MarR family winged helix-turn-helix transcriptional regulator yields MSDKAQAHELADAIFLFGRTLRGALVHHDTDVLPPALVAVLFVLARMGECRPSELAVEMCVSQSSLSRQIAELVERGLVDRHPDPDDRRAHRVSCSVAGIEILELVKKRRTERLSAELADWHEDEIAGAITTLERLTSSLAPLVIDTRRTNP; encoded by the coding sequence GTGTCGGACAAGGCCCAGGCCCACGAACTCGCCGACGCGATCTTCCTCTTCGGTCGCACGCTGCGCGGTGCACTCGTTCACCACGACACCGACGTGCTTCCCCCCGCGCTCGTCGCGGTGCTGTTCGTGCTCGCACGGATGGGGGAGTGCCGTCCCAGCGAACTCGCCGTCGAGATGTGCGTCAGCCAGTCGTCGTTGAGCAGACAGATCGCCGAACTCGTCGAGCGTGGCCTCGTGGATCGACATCCCGATCCCGACGATCGTCGTGCTCACCGGGTGAGTTGTTCGGTCGCGGGAATCGAGATCCTCGAACTCGTGAAGAAGCGCCGGACCGAACGTCTCTCCGCAGAACTCGCGGACTGGCACGAGGACGAGATCGCGGGCGCCATCACGACGCTCGAGCGCCTCACCTCGTCCCTGGCTCCGCTCGTTATCGATACACGAAGGACCAATCCATGA
- a CDS encoding class I SAM-dependent RNA methyltransferase, translated as MNRQAHPRTEWSGRRIEVILGNPAHGGACVARFEGRVVFVRHGLPGERVFARVTEDRGGSFCFADVEDVLEASEDRVDRVCPISGPGGAGCCDLSHMTVAAQRRFTGAVVVEQLRRLGGVDREVTVEEVPGGASNGTLWRTRVRLAVDVAGNPGYRRYRSNEVVPELACPQIDPHAYVGLADRVWQPGAELQVVLDADGGRHVVEIAPPVVASGARRQGRRGAASRRAAVNAPRPEKVIEGPGRVLERVGEREWRLAPTGFWQAHRGAATTYSAVVGEWAQASAGATAWDLYGGVGVFAAVLAEQVGPSGQVVSVESSKTAVDDGMEALADLGQVSFRHGRVERMIPDLPAPEVVVLDPPRAGAGREVVAAVAEAGPRRIVHVGCDPASFGRDVGLYRDHGFELADVRAFAAFPSTHHVECIGLFTR; from the coding sequence GTGAATCGTCAGGCACACCCGCGTACGGAATGGTCCGGCCGGCGGATCGAGGTGATCCTCGGGAATCCCGCCCACGGCGGTGCGTGTGTCGCGCGGTTCGAGGGTCGGGTCGTCTTCGTGCGGCACGGACTGCCGGGGGAACGGGTCTTCGCTCGCGTCACCGAGGATCGAGGCGGGTCGTTCTGCTTCGCCGACGTGGAGGACGTGCTCGAGGCGTCCGAGGATCGCGTCGATCGGGTCTGTCCGATCTCCGGTCCGGGGGGAGCGGGCTGTTGCGATCTGTCGCACATGACCGTTGCGGCGCAGCGCCGTTTCACGGGCGCCGTGGTGGTCGAGCAGCTTCGCCGGCTGGGAGGCGTGGACCGCGAGGTGACCGTCGAGGAGGTGCCCGGCGGTGCCTCGAACGGGACTTTGTGGCGCACCCGGGTCCGGCTCGCGGTGGACGTGGCGGGGAACCCGGGATACCGGCGCTACCGCAGCAACGAGGTCGTCCCCGAGCTGGCCTGCCCGCAGATCGATCCGCATGCCTATGTCGGTCTCGCCGACCGGGTGTGGCAGCCGGGAGCCGAGTTGCAGGTGGTGCTCGACGCGGACGGTGGTCGGCACGTGGTGGAGATCGCGCCGCCCGTCGTCGCGAGTGGTGCGCGGCGGCAGGGTCGCCGCGGCGCGGCGTCACGGCGGGCGGCAGTGAACGCGCCCCGTCCGGAGAAGGTGATCGAGGGTCCCGGTCGTGTGCTCGAGAGGGTCGGTGAGCGTGAGTGGCGGTTGGCGCCGACAGGGTTCTGGCAGGCGCACCGCGGCGCTGCGACCACCTATTCGGCGGTGGTGGGCGAGTGGGCGCAGGCGTCCGCGGGTGCGACGGCGTGGGATCTCTACGGCGGGGTGGGGGTGTTCGCCGCGGTGCTCGCCGAGCAGGTGGGTCCGTCCGGGCAGGTGGTGTCGGTCGAGTCGTCGAAGACCGCCGTCGACGATGGGATGGAGGCACTTGCCGATCTCGGCCAGGTGTCCTTCCGTCACGGTCGGGTGGAGCGGATGATCCCCGACCTCCCGGCGCCCGAGGTGGTCGTGCTCGACCCGCCGCGGGCGGGGGCCGGTAGGGAAGTGGTGGCGGCCGTCGCCGAGGCGGGTCCGCGCCGGATCGTCCATGTGGGGTGCGATCCCGCCTCGTTCGGTCGTGATGTGGGTCTGTATCGCGATCACGGGTTCGAGTTGGCCGACGTGCGGGCGTTCGCAGCGTTCCCGTCGACCCATCATGTGGAGTGCATCGGTCTGTTCACCCGTTGA
- a CDS encoding APC family permease yields MSKLSTAAKRLVLGRPFRSDTLGHELMPKRTALPVFASDALSSVAYAPEEIFLVLSVAGLSAYAFSPWIGLAVAFVLVIVIAGYRQTVRAYPSGGGDYEVATKNLGPTAGLTVGSALLVDYVLTVAVSLSSAAATVGSAVPFVARHKVLFVILAIVLLTAVNLRGLRRAGRAFAVLTYTFVGCMLVMLGAGLFRIFVLGDELRAESADLELVAEQTDLTALAFVLLVARAFSSGCAALTGVEAISTGVPSFRKPKARNAATTLLVLGGIAVTLFLGVVFLAERLGVVVAEHPETQLRGAPEGYEQKTLLAQLAHTVFDGIPAAFVLITVVTAVILVLAANTAFNGFPVLGSVLAQNRYLPRQFHTRGDRLAFSNGILFLAGIAVVFVWVFEAEVTRLIQLYIVGVFVAFSLGQAGMVRHWTRELRAEADPAVRGRMARSRTINGVGCVSTTLVLLVVLTGKFAAGAWIAVVTMVVAFVLMKAIRRHYDTVAAELESADWDGVLPSRTHSIVLVSTLHLPTMRALAYARATRPDTLEAITVNVDDESTRRLVIEWEKSDLTVPLKVVESPYREITRPVLDYVRRVRRDSPRDVVTVFIPEYVVGHWWEQLLHNQSALRLKSRLLFQPGVMVTSVPWQLRSSTEAGAMGRAVPDGQERQFDNEEEPR; encoded by the coding sequence GTGTCCAAGCTTTCCACCGCGGCGAAGCGGCTCGTGCTGGGTCGTCCGTTCCGCAGCGACACTCTCGGGCACGAGTTGATGCCCAAACGCACCGCGCTGCCGGTGTTCGCCTCCGATGCCCTGTCGTCGGTCGCCTACGCGCCCGAGGAGATCTTCCTCGTCCTCTCCGTCGCGGGACTGTCGGCCTACGCGTTCTCGCCGTGGATCGGTCTCGCGGTCGCCTTCGTGCTCGTGATCGTGATCGCCGGGTACCGCCAGACCGTGCGCGCCTACCCGTCGGGCGGCGGCGACTACGAGGTCGCCACGAAGAATCTCGGTCCCACCGCCGGACTGACCGTGGGCAGTGCACTGCTCGTCGACTACGTGCTGACGGTCGCGGTGTCGCTGTCGTCCGCGGCAGCGACGGTCGGATCGGCAGTCCCGTTCGTGGCCCGGCACAAGGTTCTCTTCGTCATCCTCGCGATCGTGTTGCTGACCGCGGTGAACCTGCGTGGTCTCCGGCGGGCCGGACGCGCCTTCGCCGTTCTCACCTATACCTTCGTGGGCTGCATGCTGGTGATGCTCGGGGCCGGACTGTTCCGGATCTTCGTCCTGGGCGACGAGCTGCGCGCCGAGTCGGCCGATCTCGAGCTCGTCGCCGAGCAGACCGACCTGACGGCCCTCGCCTTCGTCCTCCTGGTCGCGCGCGCATTCTCGTCCGGGTGCGCCGCGCTGACGGGTGTCGAGGCGATCAGCACGGGTGTGCCGTCCTTCCGGAAGCCGAAGGCGCGCAACGCCGCGACGACGTTGCTCGTGCTCGGAGGTATCGCCGTCACCCTGTTCCTCGGGGTGGTCTTCCTCGCCGAACGCCTCGGGGTCGTGGTGGCCGAGCACCCCGAGACCCAGTTGCGGGGTGCACCCGAGGGTTACGAGCAGAAGACGTTGCTCGCCCAGCTGGCCCATACCGTCTTCGACGGGATACCGGCCGCGTTCGTCCTGATCACGGTCGTCACCGCCGTGATCCTCGTGCTCGCCGCCAACACGGCGTTCAACGGATTCCCCGTGCTCGGCTCGGTTCTCGCGCAGAACCGCTACCTGCCGCGTCAGTTCCACACGCGTGGCGACCGGCTCGCCTTCAGCAACGGCATTCTCTTCCTCGCCGGTATCGCCGTCGTCTTCGTGTGGGTCTTCGAAGCCGAGGTCACCAGGCTCATCCAGCTGTACATCGTGGGTGTGTTCGTCGCGTTCAGCCTGGGACAGGCCGGCATGGTGCGTCACTGGACCCGGGAGCTGCGCGCCGAGGCGGATCCCGCCGTCCGGGGCCGCATGGCGCGGTCGCGGACGATCAACGGGGTCGGGTGCGTCTCCACCACGCTGGTGCTGCTGGTCGTGCTGACCGGCAAGTTCGCCGCCGGGGCGTGGATCGCGGTCGTGACCATGGTGGTGGCGTTCGTACTGATGAAGGCGATCCGGCGACACTACGACACGGTCGCCGCGGAACTCGAGAGCGCGGACTGGGACGGGGTGCTGCCCAGCCGCACGCATTCGATCGTGCTCGTCTCGACCCTGCACCTGCCCACCATGCGTGCGCTCGCCTATGCGCGGGCGACCCGTCCCGACACGCTCGAGGCGATCACCGTCAACGTCGACGACGAGAGCACCCGGCGTCTCGTAATCGAATGGGAGAAGAGCGATCTGACGGTTCCGTTGAAGGTCGTCGAGTCTCCCTACCGGGAGATCACGCGGCCCGTCCTCGACTACGTGCGCCGGGTCCGGCGCGATTCTCCCCGGGACGTCGTGACCGTGTTCATTCCCGAGTACGTGGTGGGTCACTGGTGGGAGCAACTGCTCCACAACCAGAGTGCGTTGAGACTCAAGAGCCGGCTCCTCTTCCAGCCGGGAGTGATGGTGACGAGTGTGCCCTGGCAGCTGCGCTCGTCCACGGAGGCGGGTGCGATGGGGCGGGCCGTCCCGGACGGACAGGAACGACAGTTCGACAACGAGGAGGAACCCCGGTGA
- a CDS encoding potassium channel family protein: protein MYVVVMGCGRVGSAVATALVRLGHEVAVIDRDETAFGRLGDDFPGHTVLGMGFDRDVLISAGIERADAFAAVSSGDNSNIISTRVARETFAVERVVARIYDAKRAAAYERLGIPTVATVPWTTDRFLHALTHDSETARWRDPTGSVAIAEVNVHEGWVGRRVTDLEEATGSRVAFLIRFGSGLLPDRRTVLQADDSVYIAAVSGSVSEAITHAENPPVDEN, encoded by the coding sequence GTGTACGTGGTGGTGATGGGGTGTGGTCGAGTCGGTTCGGCGGTGGCCACCGCTCTCGTCCGGCTCGGTCACGAGGTCGCGGTCATCGACCGAGACGAGACTGCGTTCGGGCGACTCGGCGACGACTTCCCCGGACATACAGTGCTCGGTATGGGCTTCGACCGGGACGTGCTGATCTCCGCCGGTATCGAACGCGCCGACGCCTTCGCGGCGGTCTCCTCCGGCGACAACTCGAACATCATCTCGACACGTGTGGCCCGCGAGACGTTCGCCGTCGAACGTGTCGTCGCGAGGATCTACGACGCCAAACGTGCGGCGGCGTACGAGCGGCTCGGCATCCCCACCGTGGCGACCGTGCCGTGGACCACCGATCGCTTCCTCCACGCGCTGACGCACGACAGTGAGACCGCCCGGTGGCGCGATCCCACCGGATCCGTCGCGATAGCCGAGGTGAACGTGCACGAGGGATGGGTCGGGCGACGCGTCACCGACCTCGAGGAGGCCACCGGATCGCGCGTGGCTTTCCTGATCCGGTTCGGCAGCGGTCTGCTACCCGACCGCAGGACGGTGCTGCAGGCCGACGACTCCGTCTACATCGCGGCGGTGTCGGGTTCCGTCTCGGAGGCGATCACACACGCCGAGAACCCACCGGTCGACGAGAACTGA
- a CDS encoding potassium channel family protein has translation MKVAIAGAGAVGRSIARELLRNAHEVMLIERKLEHVEPDAVPDATWVHADACELSSLESTGLEQYDVVIAATGDDKANLVLSLLATTEFGVPRVVARVNDPRNEWLFDESWGVDVAVSTPRMLAALVEEAVTVGDLVRLMTLRKGANLVEVTLRDTTALAGKPVRKLELPRDTALVAILRGGRVIVPQPDDPLEGGDELLFVTAEDVEDDLRQAVNR, from the coding sequence ATGAAGGTGGCGATCGCCGGTGCCGGCGCGGTGGGACGCTCGATAGCGCGCGAACTGCTGCGCAACGCCCACGAGGTGATGCTCATCGAACGCAAGCTCGAGCACGTCGAGCCGGACGCCGTTCCGGACGCGACATGGGTCCACGCCGACGCGTGCGAACTCAGCTCGCTCGAATCCACCGGACTCGAACAGTACGACGTGGTGATCGCGGCGACGGGCGACGACAAGGCCAACCTGGTTCTCAGCCTGCTCGCGACCACCGAGTTCGGTGTCCCGCGGGTGGTTGCGCGCGTCAACGATCCGCGCAACGAGTGGCTGTTCGACGAATCGTGGGGCGTGGACGTCGCGGTGTCCACGCCGCGCATGCTCGCGGCGCTGGTCGAGGAGGCCGTCACGGTCGGCGATCTGGTGCGGTTGATGACGCTCCGCAAGGGCGCGAACCTGGTGGAGGTCACCCTGCGGGACACCACCGCCCTGGCCGGGAAACCGGTTCGGAAACTGGAACTGCCCCGCGATACGGCGCTGGTGGCGATCCTGCGCGGCGGACGCGTGATCGTCCCGCAGCCGGACGATCCGCTCGAAGGCGGGGACGAACTGCTGTTCGTCACGGCGGAGGACGTCGAGGACGATCTTCGGCAGGCGGTGAACCGCTAG